A region of the bacterium genome:
GGCCGCCGTGCTCATTATCAAGAAAGCCGTTACGGCGGGCGGGCCGCGCAGCGCCGTTTTTAAAAACCTTTCGGCCGTCATTCCTGGCCCCCCTTCGTGCCGCGCCACTTCAAGGCCGCGGCGATTAATTCGTCAAGGCCGCCGTCGAGGACGCGGCCGACGTCGCTCGTCTCATGCCCCGTCCGCAGGTCTTTGACCAGCTGGTACGGGAAGAGGACGTACGAGCGTATCTGGCTGCCCCACGCGATATCGCGCTTGGGCCCTTTGAGGTCCTCGACGCGGGCGCGTCGTTCGTCCTCTTTCAATTTGTGCAGTTTCGAACGTAATACCTCCAGCGCCCGAAGTCGATTGAGATGCTGCGAACGCTCGGCCTGGCAACACACGACGATGCCGGTGGGGAGGTGGGTGATGCGCACCGCCGAGTCCGTAACGTTTACGTGCTGGCCGCCGGGCCCCGACGAACGGAAAGTATCCACTTTAAGGTCGGTCTCGTCGATATCCACCTCTACCGTCTCGTCGAGTTTGGGCCATACGGCTACGTTGGCGAACGACGTGTGGCGGCGACTCTTTTGGTCGAAGGGCGATATTCGAACCAGGCGGTGTACGCCGGCCTCGCAGCTCAGGTTGCCGTACGCGTAGTCGCCCCGCGCTTCGAACACGGCGAATCGTACGCCGGCTTCCTCCGCCGCTTCGGCCGCCAGGATGTCGCATTGGTAGCCGCGCGCCTCGGACCACTTGAGGTACATCCGAAAAAGCATCTCGGCCCAATCGGCGGCGTCCACGCCGCCGGCGCCGGGTTTGACTTCCACGATGGCGTCGGACCCGTCGTAAGGACCCCCCATGAACGTCAAAAGCGAAAGGCGTTCGACCTCTTCTTCCAGCGCCGAGAGTTCGCTACCGAAGTCGGCGCAGGCCGCTTGTTCTTCGAGGCAGAGTTGGTAGAAGACGCCCAGGTCCTCGAGTCTTTTTTCGGCCGCGGCGAACGCTTCGGCCCGTTTTTTTAGGCGACTCAGCTCGGCCAGTAGTCGTTGGGCCTGGTCGCGATTTTCCCATAGGTCCGGTGCGGCGGCCTTCTCCTCGAGGCCGACGATGCGGTTGACGGTTTTTTCCGGGTCAAAGGCCCTCCCGGACGTCGTCCACCGCGCGTGAGAGCCTGTCTAATCTTTGCTCGAGCTCGCTTATGTCTTCCATCATCGGAACTCCGTAGTTATGCCGGGAATAATACCACAACGGCGGCGCCGCGGCAAGCGCCCGTTAACGAGGACCCTCTGCGGCCCGCCGTGGGCCTTCGTCGCGTAGTTGACACCCGTCGCCGCGGTATGGTAACCTCGCTGCGCGTGCGGAGGCGGCGGATGATAACTCCCGAGGATAATATCTACCTGGTGGGTTTTTCCGGGGTCGGAAAGACGGTCGTCGGCAAGTTGCTGGCGGGGAGGCTCCGGCGGCGGTTCGTCGATATGGACGCCGTTATTGCCGAACGGCTGGGCGAATCCATCCCCGGCGTCTTCGCCCGCTACGGCGAAGGCCGGTACCGCGACGAAGAGAACCTGCTGGTGGCCGAACTCGCGTCGCAGCGGGGCCTGGTCGTGGCCGCCGGCGGCGGCGCCATCCTCGACGACAAGAATTACCGCCTCTTCGAGGAATCCGGCGTCGCGGTGGCCTTGCGGGCCGGCCCCGAAACTATTCAAGAACGGCTCGAGAGCGAGGAGCCGCGCGCGCTGCTCCAGAGCGCGGACCCGCTCGCCCGCATCAGGGAGCTTAAGGCGGAGCGCCGGGCCGTATACGACAAGGTGCCGCTGCAAATCCAAACCGACGAGCTTATGCCGGCGGAGGTCGTCGACCGCGTTATCGAATTGGTGGGGGTGACGAGCGAAGAGTAATTCCCCTACGGGTCGCGCTTGGCGAGTTCCGCCGCGGCGGCGCGGCGCATCACGTCGAACGGGGCTTCGCCTCCCGTCCACAACTCGAACGCGCGGCAACTTTTATAAAGGAACATAGCCAGGCCGTCGGCGTGGCGGAGGCCGCGTTCTTCCGCCGCTTCCAGTAAACCCGTCCGCCGAGTATAAGTTAGGTCGAATACGAAGCAATCCTTGGGTATCGCGTCGTAGTTGAGCGGAGGTAAGTCAGGGGCCGGCGTCGCGGGCTCGGCGTTAATAAGGGCAACCGGCTTTTTATTCGCCGGGAAGGCCGATGCGTCCTCCATCCTTATGACCGTGGCCTGGCTCGATACCCCCGGCCGCGGCCGCGTTACGTCCCGCACCGCGTACGTGACGGCGGCGCGCGCTTGCTCTAGTACGAGGCCGCAAGCCCGGGCGGCGGGCCCGCCGCCCAAGACCAACGCCGGTTTGCCGACGACGTCCAGCCCCAATTCGTCCAGCGAACGCGCGAAAGCGTAAACGTCGAGTTTGAAACCTTCCACGACGCCCGGGGTGCAGCGAACGGCGTCGACTGCGGCCAACGCAGCCGCTTCGGGCGAGAGTTCGGTGCACAGGGAGGCCGCGGCCTCCTCGCACGGGTAGATGAAGTTGGCGCCGGCCAGGCCGTCGGTCGCGAGCCGCGCGAACAACCCGGTCAGCGTTTCGCCGTCGGCCCGGAACGGTACGTACGGCCATTTCAGGCCCGCGGCGGCGAAAGCCGCATTGAGCGTCGCGGGAAATAGGGACTCGTTGACGGCGCCGCCGAAGAGCGCGTATATTTTTAGGTCTTCGGACATAATCGACGCAAGGCCGTATTAGTTTAACACGAAATCGAAGCGCCCTGAAGTACTGTAGGAACGTCCCGACGGCCGGGCGGGGTCGCGGAAGCCCCGCGAGGAATCGCCCGGCGCGCGTTTGTAAGTTTTATAAAAAATGACGTACGGTCCTTCCGACATATCCGTGATAATGCCCGTAGGGAACGGCGCCGCGCTGGCGGCGGCGGCCGTACGGACGGCGCTCGCGGCCGAGCCGCCGGCCGGCGAGGTGGTCGTCGTCGACGACCGCGTAACCGACGGCTCGTTGGCGGCCTTGCCGGAGAGTGCCGGGCTTCGCGTCGTGCCGAACGACGGCGGCCCGGGCCCCGCGGCGGCCCGCAACGCCGGCGCGCGCGCGGCCCGCAACGACGTCCTCCTCTTCGTAGACGCCGACGTCTTCGTCCCGGCCGGTATATTCGAAGAGGTCGCGGCCGCGTACGCCGAAGGCGTCGACGCCGTTTTGGGGGTGGAGGCCGAGCTGCCGGCGCTGCCGGATTTCGCCAGTAAATATAAAAACCTCTGGATGCGGTTCACCTATCTGCAGTTGCCGGCGCGGGTGGACCTCTTCTATACCAGCTGCGCGTCGATTAAGAAAGACGTATTCCTGGCGGCCGGGGGTATGGACGAAGATTACAAGCGGCCGTCGGTGGAGGATACCGCTTTCGGGCGAACGTTGGCCGCGCGCGGCGTCCGGGTCCTGCTCGATAAAGACGTCGAAGTCGAGCACCGGAAGGTATATAGCACGGTGGGCGCGTTGACGACGGCGTTCCGACGGGGCGCGGCGCTTACGCGTTGCCTATTGCGGATGGGGAGGCGCCGGGGCGCGGGGGCCAACCGGACGTCGGTGCCGACGTCTTTCATAATGTCGTTGCCGGCGCCGGCGCTCTTTTTATTATGGGCGGCGTTGGCGCCGTTCGCTTGGGAGTGGGCCGCGTTGGGCGCGGCGGCGACGCTCGTCGCCGTCTACGCTTTGAACTTCCGGTGGCTGGCGTTCCTGGCGCGTCGTGGCGTAGCTATGGCGCTCGGCGCGTTGGCGTTCCTTCCGCTCGAGCTCGCCTTCAGTTTCGCCGGCGGCGCGTGGGGAACGGCGAGTTATTTCTTGCTCCAAAGACGATATTGAGTTAAGGTTCGGCCGATTATGCGCCACGGCTTAAAAATTTCGGTCGTCATGCCCTGCTATAACGAGGAAGAGGGCGTCGCCGAATGTTTGCGGGAGATGCCTTCCTTAGTCGACGAGGTTATTGTAGTAGACAACAACTCGAGCGACCGGACCGGGGCGGCCGCCCGGGAAGGGGGCGCCAGGGTCGTCTTCGAGGCGCGCCCGGGTTACGGCCGGGCGTACAAGTCCGGCCTGTCGCAGGCCACGGGCGACGTCATTTGCACGTTGGACGGCGACGCGACGTACCCCGTCAACGCCATACCTTATCTTATCGACGTCCTCGTGGCCGACGAGTTGGATTTTATCAGCGCCTGGCGTATCGCCGCCGACTGGCAGGAGAACTTCGATTACATTCTACGCTACCTCGGCAACCGCGTCTTCAACCTCACGATCGCACTCCTGTACTGGTTTCGGATACGGGACTCGCAGTCCGGGATGTGGTGTTTTCGGCGCGACGTACTCGAGCAGGTGAACGTGACGTCGGACGGCATGCCGTTCTCGGAGGAGCTGAAGCTCGAGGTGTTCGAGAAGCGCGGCCGCCTCCGCGCGCGCGAGGTCCCGGTCCATTTCCACTACGTGAAGCGGCGGGGCGAATCCAAACTTTCGCTGTGGCGCGACGGCTCGAGAAACTTCCTGTTCTTGTTCGCCCGGCGGTTTAAAAAATTGTTCGGGACGTGGCGCGTGGGCCCGGCCATAGCCGACGAGAAACCCGAGCCCCGCGCGCCGGATTAATCCCGTACGCTCGCGTCGCGTCCGGCGCGTTCTGCCGCGGGCGGGCGAGCGTCGGAAGGGCCGGTTCGCCGGCGCGTACGTTATCGGGAGGGCGGCCGGGAGGGCCCGGCCGAAGATGCCCTACGCGGATATCGCACCTCTATACGCCGGCCTGTCTTTGCGCGAGCGCCTTTACGCGCGCGTCCGGTACGCTACGGCGCCGCTCGGGAAGGTGGCCGCGCTCGTGCCGCGAGACG
Encoded here:
- a CDS encoding shikimate kinase codes for the protein MITPEDNIYLVGFSGVGKTVVGKLLAGRLRRRFVDMDAVIAERLGESIPGVFARYGEGRYRDEENLLVAELASQRGLVVAAGGGAILDDKNYRLFEESGVAVALRAGPETIQERLESEEPRALLQSADPLARIRELKAERRAVYDKVPLQIQTDELMPAEVVDRVIELVGVTSEE
- a CDS encoding glycosyltransferase is translated as MTYGPSDISVIMPVGNGAALAAAAVRTALAAEPPAGEVVVVDDRVTDGSLAALPESAGLRVVPNDGGPGPAAARNAGARAARNDVLLFVDADVFVPAGIFEEVAAAYAEGVDAVLGVEAELPALPDFASKYKNLWMRFTYLQLPARVDLFYTSCASIKKDVFLAAGGMDEDYKRPSVEDTAFGRTLAARGVRVLLDKDVEVEHRKVYSTVGALTTAFRRGAALTRCLLRMGRRRGAGANRTSVPTSFIMSLPAPALFLLWAALAPFAWEWAALGAAATLVAVYALNFRWLAFLARRGVAMALGALAFLPLELAFSFAGGAWGTASYFLLQRRY
- a CDS encoding glycosyltransferase translates to MRHGLKISVVMPCYNEEEGVAECLREMPSLVDEVIVVDNNSSDRTGAAAREGGARVVFEARPGYGRAYKSGLSQATGDVICTLDGDATYPVNAIPYLIDVLVADELDFISAWRIAADWQENFDYILRYLGNRVFNLTIALLYWFRIRDSQSGMWCFRRDVLEQVNVTSDGMPFSEELKLEVFEKRGRLRAREVPVHFHYVKRRGESKLSLWRDGSRNFLFLFARRFKKLFGTWRVGPAIADEKPEPRAPD